One window from the genome of Elephas maximus indicus isolate mEleMax1 chromosome 8, mEleMax1 primary haplotype, whole genome shotgun sequence encodes:
- the FIGNL1 gene encoding fidgetin-like protein 1 — MQTSSSRSVHLSEWQKNYFTITSGTCSSGQKADAYRAQILRIQYAWANSEISQVCATKLFKKYAEKYSTIVDSDNVETGLNNYAENILALATSQQTDSDKWRSGLTINNVFKMSSVQEMMQAGRKFRDSLLATADASVVIHKEAGVFDFPKFSACGSEENKLSPNLSRGADKTQDTTENRPSKCPQNAQTPMVTNTTKICPTFSMPLGESATAKFHATPLFGNVKKKNHGSPKANIGLNMFSSNQSCFPPSCENPQEKKAFYGVIDALSNPTPNKAFSKMEDSCQREESSLPTFKTAKEQLWVDQQKKCHQPQRASGSSYGGVKKSLGAGRSRGIFGKFVPPVPKQDGGDQNGGMQHKPYEAGPTEPAHPIDERLKNLEPKMIELIMNEIMDHGPPINWEDIAGVEFAKTTIKEIVVWPMLRPDIFTGLRGPPKGILLFGPPGTGKTLIGKCIASQSGATFFSISASSLTSKWVGEGEKMVRALFAVARCQQPAVIFIDEIDSLLSQRGDGEHESSRRIKTEFLVQLDGATTSSEDRILVVGATNRPQEIDEAARRRLVKRLYIPLPEASARKQIVVNLMSREQCCLSEEELDLIVQQSDGFSGADMTQLCREASLGPIRSLQTADIATITPDQVRPITYIDFENAFRTVRPSVSPKDLELYEDWNKTFGCGK; from the coding sequence ATGCAGACCTCCAGCTCTCGATCTGTGCACCTGAGTGAGTGGCAGAAGAATTACTTCACAATTACGTCTGGTACGTGTTCATCAGGCCAGAAGGCAGATGCGTACCGTGCACAGATACTGCGCATTCAGTATGCGTGGGCAAACTCTGAGATATCCCAGGTCTGTGCTACCAAACTGTTCAAAAAATATGCAGAGAAGTATTCTACAATTGTTGATTCTGACAATGTTGAAACAGGCTTGAACAATTATGCGGAAAATATTTTAGCTTTGGCAACATCTCAGCAAACTGACAGTGACAAGTGGCGGTCTGGATTGACAATaaataatgttttcaaaatgAGTAGTGTGCAGGAGATGATGCAAGCTGGCAGAAAattcagagactctctgttggcAACTGCTGATGCGTCAGTAGTGATTCATAAGGAGGCCGGTGTCTTTGATTTTCCAAAATTTAGTGCGTGTGGTTCTGAAGAgaataaactttcacctaacttAAGTCGTGGTGCAGATAAGACCCAAGACACCACAGAGAACAGACCTTCAAAGTGTCCTCAGAATGCCCAGACACCTATGGTGACTAACACTACTAAAATTTGTCCTACGTTCTCAATGCCTTTAGGTGAATCAGCCACTGCAAAATTCCATGCCAcacctttatttggaaatgttaaaaagaaaaatcatggcTCTCCAAAAGCCAACATAGGACTAAATATGTTCTCATCTAATCAGTCTTGTTTTCCTCCCAGCTGTGAAAATCCACAGGAAAAGAAGGCTTTTTATGGTGTTATTGATGCACTTTCCAATCCAACACCAAATAAGGCTTTTAGTAAAATGGAAGATAGTTGCCAAAGGGAGGAGAGCAGCCTGCCTACTTTTAAAACTGCCAAAGAACAATTATGGGTTGATCAGCAAAAAAAGTGCCACCAACCCCAGCGGGCATCAGGGTCTTCATATGGTGGCGTAAAAAAGTCTCTGGGAGCTGGTAGATCTAGAGGAATATTTGGAAAATTTGTTCCTCCTGTACCTAAGCAAGATGGGGGTGATCAGAATGGGGGAATGCAGCATAAACCTTATGAGGCAGGGCCTACAGAACCAGCACATCCAATTGATGAGCGTTTGAAGAACTTGGAGCCAAAGATGATTGAACTTATTATGAATGAGATTATGGATCATGGGCCTCCAATAAACTGGGAAGATATAGCAGGAGTAGAATTTGCTAAAACCACAATAAAGGAGATAGTTGTGTGGCCCATGCTGAGGCCAGACATCTTTACTGGCTTACGGGGACCTCCTAAAGGAATTCTGCTCTTTGGTCCTCCTGGGACTGGTAAAACTCTAATTGGCAAGTGCATTGCGAGTCAGTCTGGGGCAACGTTCTTTAGCATTTCTGCTTCGTCTTTGACTTCTAAATGGGTTGGCGAGGGGGAGAAAATGGTCCGTGCGTTGTTTGCTGTTGCAAGGTGTCAGCAACCAGCTGTGATATTTATTGATGAAATTGATTCTCTGTTATCTCAACGAGGAGATGGTGAGCATGAATCTTCTCGAAGGATAAAAACTGAATTTTTAGTTCAGTTAGATGGAGCAACCACATCCTCTGAAGATCGGATTCTAGTGGTGGGAGCAACCAATCGGCCACAAGAAATTGATGAGGCTGCTCGGAGACGATTGGTGAAGAGGCTTTATATTCCCCTCCCAGAGGCTTCAGCCCGAAAGCAGATAGTAGTTAATTTGATGTCCAGGGAGCAGTGTTGCCTCAGTGAAGAGGAGCTTGACCTGATTGTACAGCAGTCTGATGGGTTCTCTGGGGCAGACATGACACAGCTTTGCAGAGAAGCTTCTCTGGGTCCTATTCGCAGTTTACAAACTGCTGACATTGCCACGATAACACCAGATCAAGTTCGACCAATAACTTATATTGATTTTGAAAATGCTTTTAGAACTGTGCGACCCAGTGTGTCTCCAAAAGATTTAGAGCTTTATGAAGACTGGAACAAAACTTTTGGTTGTGGGAAGTAA